In Natrononativus amylolyticus, a single window of DNA contains:
- a CDS encoding DUF7563 family protein: MKSTRVHWNPTESSSAGARCRNCGTHVTQQFARVFGDNGDVVHGCPACTTYREMQSGGHLPGE; the protein is encoded by the coding sequence ATGAAATCGACACGAGTACACTGGAATCCCACGGAATCGTCGTCAGCGGGCGCCCGCTGTCGAAACTGCGGCACACACGTCACTCAGCAGTTCGCACGCGTGTTCGGCGACAACGGCGATGTCGTTCACGGTTGTCCGGCGTGTACGACGTATCGGGAGATGCAATCCGGCGGCCACCTTCCCGGCGAGTGA
- a CDS encoding DUF7344 domain-containing protein has product MTDTDLSQAELFDVFSNARRRYTVQYLKRQNGSCDLAPLVEQVAAWENETAPDQVTRAQRRRVYISLYQTHLPMLEDHEIVEWDADGHSIELLPTEETFDPYLDRHADGQRSWHYLYATLALTAGLALVVSWLAVTPLTVESAPLVALALCGSVLAVAVAQYLSRSSVRFPVTLTRR; this is encoded by the coding sequence ATGACTGACACCGACCTCTCACAGGCTGAACTCTTCGACGTGTTCAGCAACGCCCGTAGACGCTACACAGTTCAGTATCTGAAACGACAGAACGGCTCCTGCGATCTCGCCCCGCTGGTCGAGCAGGTCGCCGCCTGGGAGAACGAGACCGCACCCGACCAGGTGACGCGGGCCCAACGCCGCCGCGTGTACATCTCCCTGTACCAGACGCATCTCCCGATGCTCGAGGATCACGAGATCGTCGAGTGGGACGCCGACGGCCACTCGATCGAGTTGCTGCCGACGGAGGAGACGTTCGACCCGTACCTCGACCGGCACGCCGACGGGCAGCGGTCGTGGCACTACCTGTACGCGACGCTCGCGCTCACCGCCGGGCTGGCGCTCGTCGTCTCCTGGCTCGCGGTCACGCCGCTGACCGTCGAGTCGGCGCCCCTGGTCGCGCTCGCCCTGTGTGGCTCCGTGCTCGCCGTCGCGGTCGCACAGTACCTCTCGCGGAGTTCCGTCCGCTTTCCGGTCACGCTGACCCGCCGCTGA
- a CDS encoding DNA-binding protein, with protein sequence MSTQATNTQIEPDATTAAQLDVLGDECARTILVATSDGPKTAKELTARTECSSATVYRRINCLLESELLAECVRFEPDGTHTTAYESTVDRLSIRIGTSGIDVSLAGFDEQE encoded by the coding sequence ATGTCAACTCAGGCAACCAACACGCAGATCGAACCGGACGCAACGACCGCAGCCCAGCTCGACGTGCTCGGCGACGAGTGTGCACGCACGATTCTCGTTGCGACGAGCGACGGTCCGAAAACCGCGAAGGAGCTGACCGCGCGAACCGAGTGTTCCTCGGCAACCGTCTACCGCCGGATCAACTGCCTGCTCGAGAGCGAACTGCTCGCCGAGTGCGTGCGGTTCGAACCGGACGGGACCCACACGACGGCCTACGAGTCGACGGTCGATCGGCTCAGTATCCGGATCGGGACCAGCGGAATCGACGTTTCGCTGGCCGGATTCGACGAGCAGGAGTGA
- a CDS encoding acyltransferase — protein MSDVVCGDRCSIDDGARVGVGEFDEPARLGDDATIRSGSVIYADVTIGDGFTTGHDALVREGTTIGDDVLVGTKTVIDGRTTIGSHVSLQTGVYVPTDTTIGSNVFVGPGAVMTNDEYPIRTDNGLEGPTIEDGVSIGANATILPGVTVGEGAFVAAGAVVTEDVPPTTLAVGAPAHPRTLPEPLEGPNQLV, from the coding sequence GTGAGCGACGTCGTCTGCGGCGATCGCTGTTCGATCGACGACGGCGCTCGCGTCGGCGTCGGCGAGTTCGACGAACCCGCGCGACTCGGCGACGACGCGACGATCCGCTCGGGATCGGTCATCTACGCCGACGTCACCATCGGCGACGGTTTCACGACCGGTCACGACGCCCTCGTCCGCGAGGGGACGACGATCGGCGACGACGTCCTCGTCGGGACGAAGACGGTGATCGACGGTCGGACGACGATCGGCTCCCACGTCAGCCTCCAGACGGGCGTCTACGTCCCGACGGACACGACGATCGGCTCGAACGTCTTCGTCGGCCCCGGCGCCGTGATGACTAACGACGAGTACCCGATCCGGACCGACAACGGTCTCGAGGGTCCCACGATCGAAGACGGCGTCTCCATCGGTGCGAACGCGACGATCCTCCCCGGCGTCACCGTCGGCGAGGGCGCGTTCGTCGCCGCCGGCGCCGTCGTCACCGAGGACGTCCCCCCGACGACGCTCGCCGTCGGCGCGCCCGCCCACCCGCGAACGCTCCCCGAACCCCTCGAGGGACCGAACCAGCTCGTATGA
- a CDS encoding PadR family transcriptional regulator, with the protein MHDLTGFQRDLLYVIAGADRPSGQTVKEEVEQYYSSEINHGRLYPNLDTLVNKELVEKGQLDRRTNYYAITDDGQRRISDRREWEEQYVDF; encoded by the coding sequence ATGCACGATCTGACCGGCTTCCAGCGGGACCTCCTGTACGTTATCGCAGGTGCAGACCGTCCCTCGGGCCAGACCGTTAAAGAAGAGGTCGAACAGTACTACAGCTCGGAGATCAACCACGGGCGGTTGTATCCAAACCTGGACACGCTCGTCAACAAGGAGCTGGTCGAGAAGGGGCAACTCGACAGACGAACCAACTACTACGCGATCACGGACGACGGGCAGCGTCGGATCAGCGATCGGCGCGAGTGGGAAGAGCAGTACGTCGACTTCTGA
- a CDS encoding DUF1616 domain-containing protein, giving the protein MSLRTETQTRFGYVLRYPTDLAAVSLCAVVAYLLVTTYPAGSTLRLIGAIPLVAFLPGYALVSVLFPARARGPRPNARTATDARPGGIDTVERVGLALPVSITLVIAATIVIAVTGWGLITEPVAAALAGASVLLAQFAVIRRLRVPETDRYTLSAGAAVRRAYRTSDGSINASAIVLTIAVAAAVGALLLGFLAPLSAGGFTELAIYTEDENGDLVADGFPSEIEPGESVPVTISLENQEGEPTNYTIVVQEQVIEDGEVVERTELRAINASLSGTGPATAERSVTPTADVDETVRISFLLYYDDAPSEPTNENAAEDVYFWVTPTENPGEDGEDGAEFEDNTSEELPDNASEEADNDSAAFPDNDSDADNDSDADNDSAEADNESDDVEEDDDDDESDDDDEGDDDDDDSFSLEDIFGGNDSD; this is encoded by the coding sequence ATGAGTCTTCGAACCGAGACGCAGACGCGGTTCGGGTACGTTCTCCGGTATCCGACGGACCTGGCCGCCGTCTCCCTCTGTGCGGTCGTTGCGTACCTGCTGGTGACGACGTATCCGGCAGGGAGCACGCTCAGGCTGATCGGTGCGATTCCGCTCGTCGCGTTCCTGCCGGGGTACGCCCTCGTTTCGGTCCTGTTCCCCGCTCGAGCGCGGGGCCCACGACCGAACGCGCGGACGGCGACGGACGCACGCCCCGGCGGGATCGACACCGTCGAGCGGGTGGGTCTCGCGCTCCCCGTCTCGATTACGCTCGTCATCGCGGCGACGATCGTGATCGCGGTGACCGGCTGGGGGCTTATTACGGAGCCCGTCGCCGCCGCTCTCGCAGGCGCCAGCGTGTTGCTGGCACAGTTCGCCGTTATCCGACGGCTGCGCGTGCCGGAGACGGACCGGTACACCCTCTCGGCGGGCGCGGCGGTTCGTCGGGCCTACAGGACCTCGGACGGCTCGATAAACGCCTCCGCGATCGTGCTCACGATCGCCGTCGCCGCCGCCGTGGGCGCGCTGTTGCTGGGCTTTCTCGCACCGCTCTCGGCGGGCGGCTTCACCGAACTCGCCATCTACACCGAAGACGAGAACGGCGACCTCGTCGCCGACGGGTTCCCGAGCGAGATCGAACCCGGCGAGTCGGTCCCGGTGACGATCAGCCTCGAGAACCAGGAGGGTGAGCCGACGAACTACACGATCGTCGTCCAGGAGCAGGTGATCGAAGACGGCGAGGTGGTCGAACGAACCGAACTCCGGGCGATCAACGCCAGCCTCAGCGGCACCGGTCCGGCGACCGCAGAACGGAGCGTGACGCCGACCGCCGACGTCGACGAGACCGTCCGAATCAGCTTCCTGCTGTACTATGACGACGCACCGTCGGAGCCGACGAACGAGAACGCCGCGGAGGACGTCTACTTCTGGGTAACCCCGACCGAGAACCCCGGTGAGGACGGCGAGGACGGCGCCGAGTTCGAGGACAACACCAGCGAGGAGCTGCCGGACAACGCGAGCGAGGAGGCGGACAACGACTCCGCGGCGTTCCCCGACAACGACAGCGACGCGGACAACGACAGCGACGCGGACAACGACAGCGCCGAGGCCGACAACGAGAGCGACGACGTCGAGGAAGACGACGATGACGATGAGAGCGACGATGACGACGAGGGCGACGACGATGATGACGACTCGTTCAGCCTCGAGGACATCTTCGGCGGCAACGACTCCGACTGA